The sequence CCTGTTTCTGAAATGGATAAATGCAATGATGTGCCTTTGAAGGAGCACATATTAATGATTCCATGATTTAACATTTTACACTTCTCCTTGTCATTCATtaccagaaataataaattaaacaccAGTTGGTAACATATCACAAGTGAAGAAATGTGCTGGAACATAACAAATTTGGGTACCTGTAGTTTACAGAGGGTGAGCTATCAATTATGCTACCTGAATATGCTTCAAATATCTATTCAATTACTCAGCTAGTCACAGGCTTCTCTGAATTACCCCAAATTTTGCATCAGTTCTCCCACAACAACACTGGCAGCCATAATGGACAAGTGAGCAGTAGGAATTCTGCACAGTCGCAGGATAGTTATAGAGTAATTACTGCTGTACAGTATGAATGTCTCATGCTGTTATTTCCAGgcaattattccccccccccccctccccaccccctccattCAACATATGTTAGAAGTCACATGCCCAGTTTTGAAAATACACACCTTATTTATTACTATAGTGCATCAGACTGGCACTTCATGTTCCGCTACAGCTAGGTACTGCAGAGAGAGGAAGCTAAGGCATCTAGTCCTTGAGGTCATAGTAGTCAATGCGCTTCCCTGACTGGAAGGCACCTGTCTCCAGCACAGCAGCCAGACGAGCAGCTGTCTTCTCCGGGGAAACAATGTCACCACGCTTGCGCATATCTGAGAAGCTGTTACGGATGGCTGGGTCTGAGGCACCATTTTCTATACTGGCCACCATGTCTGTGTCCACAACACCAGGTGAATAGTTTAGCACAGCCAGTGATGCATTCTCAGCAGCCAGAACTGAGAAGTACATCTGACGAGCAGCGCGGCCCACACAATAGTACCCCAGAGATGGGAAGGGTTCCACGGCAGCTAGAGATGTGATGTTGACGATGTAACGCCGTGGGCCATTATCCCCCTGTGGTAGCAGAGCCAGGAACTGCGCGGTCAGCACTGCAGCGGAAGACACATTAAGTGCCAGGTAAGAGGTCCATTTGGCACTGTCTGCTAACTGTGCAGTACCCTCTGACAGGTCACCAACAGAGCCAGCACCGTGCACGATCATGGCCACCTTGTAGTCTGCTGTGTCCCCGCACTCTAGAACATCCACCATGCCAGTCAAAAAATAACACAGCAAATACACAAGAACTGTTAA comes from Schistocerca piceifrons isolate TAMUIC-IGC-003096 chromosome 8, iqSchPice1.1, whole genome shotgun sequence and encodes:
- the LOC124711441 gene encoding sepiapterin reductase, with product MPETNNECVGGSAWGRRSLVVVTGASRGIGRAVALEAGRRVGQGSLMVLVARNADGLGATAEAVRRANAAVSVVCKQADLERDVAPDLLSDAVSQAECGDTADYKVAMIVHGAGSVGDLSEGTAQLADSAKWTSYLALNVSSAAVLTAQFLALLPQGDNGPRRYIVNITSLAAVEPFPSLGYYCVGRAARQMYFSVLAAENASLAVLNYSPGVVDTDMVASIENGASDPAIRNSFSDMRKRGDIVSPEKTAARLAAVLETGAFQSGKRIDYYDLKD